In Chitinophagaceae bacterium C216, the genomic stretch GTGCTTCTGATACACACGAAACACCTGCGCCTGTCCGGCTATCCCCAAAAACACAGCACCTAACAGTGAAATCGTCCTGATCAATCTTATCATATAAGCAAGCGATAAATTTATTTGTAGTTATGTACTACATAACAAATGTAGACAAAATAATTTACTCTCCAAATTTTTTAAAGAATTTCTATACTTATTTTATTTAGAAAATTTCTGACCCATCCTTTCGAAATGCGGCTTCAAATGCTCGTACATTCCCTTCCTGAACTCATTACTATCGCCTTTTTTTATAATCTCAACCAAATCTCTATGCGTAACACTCCCTGATTTATATTTTTTGCCCTCTAGCTTAATTACATATTCAAATACCGGAAGTAATAATAGCTGAAAACGATGCAAAGTTTCATTGCCACTAATATCATACAGCTTTCCATGAAAAGCAATCTCTTTATTAATTCGAAAGGCCCCTTCTGACTTATGTTTAGCCTTTTCTTCTTTTCCCACTATTTCTTCGAGCTCCTCTATATCCTTAGGAGTAATATTTGCAAATAAAAGCTCGGCAATTCCCATCTCCAACACTAATCGTAGTTCAAATAAATCTTGCAGGGTATCATCATCCATGATGGATGGATATAACATTTTTTCTATTGTTCCTGTAATATCAGGACTAGAAACGATCATACCCACTTTTTTCTTACTCTCTATAAGTCCCATCATTTTAAACTTACTGATAGCCTCCCGTACTACGTTCCGGCTTACACCTAAAGCATTTGCCAATTCAATTTCAGTGGGTAAAGGATCTCCTTTTTTAAAATTATTATCCTTAAAATATTTTTGCAAGCTGAGTTCCACATACTCAGCCATTGATTTTTTATCTATGGGTTTTATTTTATCTAACATATTGTTGTTTTGTAGCACAATTGCACAAAAATATTAAAAGATACAAAAACCTTAACTATCTAATGTAATAATGATATGGCAATCGTTCTTATTTTAGCGAAATATCAGCCATCACCGGCAGATGATCGGATAGATCATTTATGAAAACCCGATAATTTTTTACTCTTTTAAGATTAGACTTCTTCACGAATATATAATCAATCTTTCTTTCCGCACGGGGAGCGGGGAATGTAAATACATTACCTGTATCAGTATCCACAAAATACTTTTTAAGATAATTAATTTCAGGCGCTTCAGGCTTAGCATTCAGATCTCCTACAAATATAACCGGCATCTTCTCCTGACGCAGGTAATCAACCACCTCTTGTGCTTGCACCCATCTGCTGCTATCGTCCAAGGCAAAATGTGCCGAAGCCATAATTACTTTTTTACTCTTAGAGATAACAATATCTGCTACAATCATGGCGGTGGATGAAGACTTTGTCCCCTTCAATAACGTTAGACGTTTGTTGCGTATGTTAAGGATAGGATAGCGAGATAAAATACCCATCCCATAAGCGCCCCCCTGATAGGCGTAATGACGCACAAATGCATAATGCATCCCTGTTATCGCAGCCAGTATTTTCATTTGATCAACACCCTTCGTACGAGTGCACACGCTATCCACTTCCTGCAATGCAATAATGTCGGCCCCTGAGTTTTTAATAAAACTACCCATTTCATGCAAACGGTCGGTCTCTTCTCTATCGGCACCATGATGGATATTATAACTCATCACCTTTACCGTTTGGCCTATACACCATTGCAAACCGCAACTATACAACAAAATCAACAAAAACTTAAGACGTAGCATTTATATAAATTTAAATCCATTCAAAGTCCTCGGACTTAGGCATGGCATTGTATGTGGTTGCTACAATAGCAGGTGGGGTACACAGCTTACGCTTCACCGTATCCATCCACGCACCCTCTACAGTAATAACTGCAGCTACCGTATCGTTATTTTTCATTATTGTGTGACGAATAGAGAACCGACTGTAATCTTTTCGGGCTTTTACAAGCTTCAAATCTATAGTAACCTTATCTTCTTGCCTTATCTCCTTCTTGAATATAGCTTCTTCTCTGAACAATATAGGACCGATGTGTAATTCATGCATATTGGTAGTCGAAAGCCCCTGTTCATTTAAGAACGCTATCCGGCAATAACTTCCCCAATCGTAGTAAACACTATGGCGTAGGTGTGCATTCGCATCTAGATCAGACCATCGTATTTGCACTGGCAATATATATTGCTGCATATTTTTGTTTATTTAAAATGCGTACTACCTCAAACCTACACCATTTTAAGAATAAATCAATATGTGAAAAGTATCAAAAACTTTCCTGTGTTTTATAATTATAACAATTTTGATAGGATCATACCGTAGCATACTGCTATTTTTGTACTTTTCCCGAAAGAATATCATGTATAATTATTTATTTATGAAACAAACATTATTCACCGTATTACTCATTTCAATCGTTCTGGGAGCAACTGCTCAAAATACAAGATCTCAATCTCAAAGCGCAACAAAAAAACCTACTAATACATCAGCTCAGCCAAATCAACAGCTTGCATTAATGAACCTAGCAGACTCAGCAAGCTATGCGATTGGATTAACTATTGCGCAATCCTTAACACAAGATTTCAAGGAACTCAATAAAGAAGCTTTTTTAAGCGCCATCAAAGCTACATTCGATAACAAAACCCCACTGTTCTCAGTGGATGACAGTCGCAGCATTTTGATGGAGTTCTCGAAAATAGAGGAGGAAAAAGCAACCTCTGCTTTTCTAGAGAAGAACCAGGCTTTTTTGGAGAAAAACAAAAGCAACCCTAATGTAAAGGTTACAGAAAGCGGATTACAATATGAAATACTAAAAGAAGGCAGTGGTGATAAACCTGCCATCACTGACACTGTAGTATGTAATTATATCGGTATGCTGATAGATAGTACGGAGTTTGATAATTCTTACGAACGAGGAACTCCTTTAACCATTCCGTTAGGAGGTGGTATAATTGCAGGATGGTCTGAAGGCTTACAGTTAATGTCTGTGGGCTCAAAGTATCGTTTTTATATTCCTCATGAATTGGCTTATGGCTTACGCGGAGCACCCCCTACTATTCCCGGAGGTAGCACACTGATATTTGAAATAGAATTATTGGAAGTTAAGAAAAGAAAATAAGCGTCTATTTTAACATAGAAAGCTTTAATCTTTATTACTATTAGCACCGATAGGGATTACAAGTATTGGGATTTGAGTTTCATGTAACATTTTGACCGCGGTTTCCCGACTAAACAATCTAAATAATCCACTATGTTGATGTGTGCCCAATATAATTAAAGCGGCCTGTATTTCTTGAGCATAGTTCAATATTTCATCTTCAGTTTCACCCAAAAAAACTTTAATAGCCTGTGGTTGTAAGGGCATGGATTTGGCTAACATTTCCATGCTCTCCTCTGCAGCTTTCTGCTGCGACTCCATCATTTCTATACCATTAGGGAGCATTGAGCTATCCATACCACTCATAGGATCAAAGAGCGCTGTACCTATATAACTACCGATGGGGGGTACTACATGTACCATATGCAACTCGGCATTATAGCGTTGTGCAATTTCAACCGCTTTAAGTAAAACCCTAGAGCTGTCTTCCTGCAAATCCAGCGCTACAATAAATTTTTCCATGGCAAACCTTTAAAATGACAACAGCAAATTTTGTGCTACAAACATTTAGGACGGAATTATATTAACTTAGTAATAAATTTACAACATTGGTACAACAAAGAGAAGTTTGGTTGCGCGGACAATCTACAGCAGGAATTCATCCGCTGCTACAACCTGTGGTAGATGCCTTACTACAAGCCCGGGAAGAGATCGAAGCCCTTATGCAAGATTTTCCCGATCATTTGCTGTGGGAGCGTCCTGCGGGTTGTGCTTCCGTAGGATTTCATTTATTGCATATAACTGGTGTACTAGACCGTTTAATTACTTATGCTGAAGGGAAAAGTCTAACAGCCGCTCAATTTGAATACCTGCAAAACGAAACTGTACCACAATCAAAGACCGGGAAAGAACTAACCAATATTCTTAATAAACAAATTGACTTAACCATAAACCGCCTGAAACAGTTTCAAGATCATTTTACAGAGCGCAGAACCGTCGGCAGAGCAGCCCTGCCATCTACCGTTATGGGACTATGTACCCATGCTGCCGAGCATACCATGCGCCATACAGGCCAACTTTTGGTAACGACAAAAATATTATTGCACAATAATAATGTATAGAGGTGCACTTTTCTTAACGCATTCCTTTCAGAATTTCCATCAATCCTTTAATGCCTTCTGTTGCAGGTTTTTCAATAGCTGTGATATTACCTCTATTCCTCACGGAAGGAATATGCTTATCTATTACAAATATGGGTTTACTGGGTGGAACTAAATCTATAAGTCCAGCTGCAGGATATACAACTAAAGAGGTACCTATTACTACGAATATATCAGCCCCCATGGTTATTTGAGCAGCCTTTTCAATCATAGGAACCGCTTCTCCAAACCATACGATATCCGGCCTCAGCTGACCTCCATCCGGAGCTAAGTCACCCAGCTTGATATCACCTTTAATCTCATATGTAGGCGTAAGAGATTTTTCGCTTCTCATCTTAAAAATCTCTCCATGCAGATGAATAACATGGGTTGAGCCACCACGCTCATGCAAATCATCTATATTCTGTGTAATAATATGTACGTTAAAATCTTTTTCTAAATCAGCAAGACCAATATGAGCTGCATTCGGCTGAGCTTTTAATGCCTGTCTGCGCCGCATATTGTAGAACTCAAGCACCAATGCTGGGTTCTTTTTCCACCCCTCCGGCGATGCTACTTCCGTAACATCATATCCCTCCCACAAACCATTACTGTCTCTGAAAGTTTGCAAACCACTCTCGGCACTAATGCCCGCACCACTCAATACAACCAGCTTTTTCTTCATACTTTAATACAAAACGGATAATTAATACAATAATATTAGTCGTATATATAAGGATAAAAGGTTGACAAGCTGTATACATATACACACTCACCAACCTTTTTTCCAAAAGTACTTATTACAATCAATCTTCACCTGCCATTTTTAAAATCAGCTCCCACTCTTCAGGCTTTACCTTTTGTGTGGAGAGCCGTCCCAGGCGCACTAGATCCATATCCTGAAGTTTTTTCTCAGCCTTAATCTGCGCTAGCGTTACAGGCTTTTTCAGCGCTTTCACGGGAGCCACATCCACTGCCACCCAGCGCTCATCATCCGTAGTGGGATCTTGATAAGCCTCTTTTACAATTTTAACAATTCCTACAATTGCGGTCCCTTCATTGCTATGATAAAAAAAAGCTAAGTCCCCTTTTTTCATAGCTTTTAAGTTAAGACGTGCGGCATAATTGCGTACACCATCCCACACAGTACGTTTATCCTTAACCAGCTGATCCCAGCTGTATTTATAGGGTTCAGATTTTAACAACCAGTAAGCCATAACAATAACTTCGAATATTGAGATTATAAGTTTTATATAATAAATTTACCTTCATAAAAATAAACATCATTTGCAACAAATAAGCATCTGGGAAGCGGAAACATTTTATGCGCCGCAGGATATCATCATCATCGGCGCTGGTTTTACGGGATTGTGGACAGCATTTCACATCAAACAAAAATATCCATCGAAGAAAATAGCCATTATTGAACGCGGTTCCACCCCCGATGGGGCCTCTATGCGCAATGCAGGATTTGCCTGTTTTGGAAGTCTTACGGAGATACTCTCAGATATTGCTACAATGGGCGTATCCAAAACGATGCAGTTGCTGAACTGGCGGTACGAAGGGCTACAACAAATTCGCCAATACTTTAATGATACTGCTATAGATTATTATAATTACGGAGGTTATGAACTTCTTTATACCGATACGCCACTGGAGCAGTTAGGAGAAATCAATAAGCTTCTATACGGCATTACATCCGCTACCGAAACCTTTGTACTTAAAGATGATTTAATCGAACAATTTGGTTTTGCGCATACCAACCATATTATCGAAAATAGGTTTGAAGGCGCATTACATCCTGGCAAACTAATGACCGCCTTGCTTGAGAAAGTCATCTCATTGAAGGTACAGATACTATTTGGAACAGAATTAAAAAGTCTTGTCGAAAAATCCGATCACATCACCTTACATACAGCAGATAAGCGCATACTGACTGCCCAGCAGATCATCATTTGCACTAATGCCTTCTCAAAAGTACTTTTACCGGATGCACCAATTGTACCTGCACGTGGGCAAGTATTGATAACCGAACCCATACCCGATTTACCATTTAAGGGGGTGTTTCACTTTGACGAAGGGTATTATTATTTTAGGAATTTGGATAATCGTATATTATTAGGTGGTGCGCGCAATACTTCTTTCGAAACCGAGTATACGCTCGATGCTATAACCACCTTTCCCATTCAGCAAGCCTTGGAACGTTTTCTGAACAACGTCATTCTCCCTAATAGCAACCCCACCATTACACATCGTTGGGCTGGTATAATGGGAATGGGACCGGAAAAATTTCCGATAGTAGAAAAAATAAACGATCGAAAATTTTGTGCCATCAGGCTGGGAGGCATGGGCGTTGCTCTAGCTCCCGTAGTAGGTAAATTAATAGCAGAAATGATATAACAGCAATAACGCCCACCCTCGGTACATAAAAAGATTTTTATGCCTCTAGGGTTCTTACCCCTTCTGCTACCACAGAGGAGAATACACCCGGTTTATACCCTATTTTTTCTTCGTAATAAGCAGTAATCTTTTCACTAAAATCATTAAAACTATCTTTCTTCACCAATGCTATGGCACAACCACCAAAGCCGGCTCCAGTCATACGCGCTCCAATACAATCAGCATAGTTTTTACTGAACGTAACTATGGTATCCAGCTCCTTACCGGATACTTCGTATAAATTTTGTAAAGAGTCGTGCGAAGCATACATCAGTTCACCGAAAGTTTTAATATCTCCCGAAATCAAAGCCTGCTTGGCTTTTTTTACTCTATCATCTTCTGAGATTACATGCAGCGCCCGCTTTTCAATCACGGGGTCGTTGATTAACCCCTTATGCTGATGAAAGGTATCCAATGACACTTCACACAGATGATTTATATTAAGCTTTTCCTGGAGTTTTTTTAGAGCCGTACGACACTCATTAAAACGTTCATTATACTTTGATTCTACCAGTTTGCGAGGCTTATTGGTATTGATAATGGCTAGTACATAATCGCCGATATCAAAGGGCAAATATTCGTACTCCAATGTATCGCAATTTAGTAGCACCGCATGCGCATCTTTACCCATAGCTACTGCAAATTGATCCATAATACCACTATTCAGTCCCATAAAATCATTTTCCACACGCTTACCGAGCAAAGCCAAATCCACCTTACTCATTCCGGCACCGAATAATTCGTTCAATGCATGAGCCGTGAGTACTTCTATCGATGCAGATGAAGAAAGCCCTGAACCAATAGGCAAGTTACCGCTAAATAAGAAATCAAGCCCAGTAAGTTCTATGCCGACTTTAGTGAATTCGTGAATCACGCCCAGTGGATAATTGAACCATTCCGGACCTGTTTTGCTATAAGCACTTTGTAAAGGAACATCTGTTATTTCAGGAAAGTCAAGTGCTCTGAAGCGAAATACATTATCATTATTCTTAGCTACGAGTAATGTAGTCCCCATAGTAATGGCACATGGCATCACCAACCCTCCATTATAATCGATATGTTCGCCTATCAGATTTACACGACCGGGACAAAAAAATATATATTTTGCAGGTTGATTAAATTTCTTTTCAAATTCGGTTTTTAAACGATCAATACTCATATCAATTCAATATTTTTATAAAAATTTTATTATGGTGGAAATAACTGAACAACAACACGGCAAACACCCCAATGGCAAGGACATATTTGTTTATACACTACGTAACAGTAACGACACAATCGTAAAAATCACAAACTATGGCGCCATTATAATGGCGATAAAAATAAAGAAATCTGATAACACTTACAATGATATTGTATTAGGATTTGACGAACCCTCCCAATATTGGAGTGAGGAATACCTGAAACAATATCCTTATTTCGGGGCTGCAATAGGACGTTATGGCAATAGAATTGACAAATCGTCTATCACAATTGACGGTGTTACCTATCAGCTAAACAGCCATAATCCAGAATTTCAGTTGCACGGTGGAGTTGAGGGTTTTGATAAAAAAGTATGGGAACGCATTCCTACTGCTGATGACACACTTGTATTGCAATACATCAGCCCCGATGGCGAAGAAGGGTTTCCGGGCGAGCTCACCACCCAGATTATCTTTAAACTAAACGATAGCGACGAACTTAGCTACGAATATAAAGCTACCACTACAAAGCCTACAGCAGTAAATCTTACACACCACAGTTATTTTAACCTGAACAATGGCGAAGGCGATATTCATACACATCGTTTGAGAATAAACGCCAGTAACTATCTAGAGCAGGATAAAAACTACTGCACTACCGGAAAGGTATTGCCTGTAAAGGGCACCCGCAACGATTTCACCTCATTCAATGAAACAGGCAAAATTGAAAATGCGGAGAAAGGAATCGATATAAGCTTTCCACTAGATCAGGTAGGTATCGAGCATGTAGCTGCCGAAGCCGAATTTAATGGAACAAAATTGCAAGTATTTACTACAGAGCCATTGGTGCACCTATATAATGCCTGCGGCTCTCCGGAGATAAAAGGCAAAAACGGCACTCTATACAAACCCTTCTCAGGTTTTTGTTTTGAAACACAGAAACACCCCAACGCCATAAGAGTTGAAGGATTCCCCAATACGATTCTAAGACCGGGAGAAGAATACTATACTAAAACCATCTATAGAATCACTACTACTTAAAGTGCATCTGAGAAATACTGAATTTCATCCTGCAAGTTGAGGAAAGTATATTTTGCCGCAAGCGCTTGGGCTCTCTCATAGTGTACTTTTAAAAATTGCTTATGAGCATTTGTGTGAGGGTGCATGGGCCGGTGCTTGCGTGCAATGGTAATTTGCTTTACCTCCTTCATTATCTGCAGCGATGCTTCATCAATACATGAAGTTGTAAACTTTTCCAATACAAATTCTGTAGCCGGATAGTTGGGATGTGCCATATCTATATCATAAAAACGATAATCACGCAATACATCAATCACTAACTCATAAGCGGGAAAATAATAGATATCGGGAAATTTATCTACCATATGATGCACGGCTTCAAGTAGCCTAGCTTTACTGCGGTTATTGGCAATTACCCCATCTCTTAAATGTCGTACGGGACTAACTGTGAAGATGATTTTTGCTTTAGGATTAAATGCCCTAAGGCGATGATATGCATTGTCCATTGCAGCAATGATTTCATCTATTCCTAACAGCTTTTTAAAGAACCATTGCCCCGGTGCCCGATGACAGTTAGCGACATGAAGCCCCACTTTTGCTTTTTCGGGATTTTCTTCCGTAAGTACATACGAAAATGCTGACCCCAAAGTAATAATTACCCAGTCGGCATTTTTAAGAAATTCATGCGCTTGCTCCACACTATTATTGACCTCCTGTAGTACTACCTCTTTATTCATATCCGAAAACCGGGAATGATGATGCCAGGAGTTCCAAAGCTCATTAAGGAAGAACAAATCCTCCTCCTTATATTTTTTGTTTTCAATATAAGCTATCAGACTATGATGCACACTGAAAGGTTCAAACAGTATCCCGTGAGGATTTTGCAGTACATCAAACTTATGTTCTGCCAGAGCATTCCCTATATGTTCCGTAAAACAGGAACCAATCAGGAGTAGCTTCTGACCATAACTGATGGGCTCCGGCAGTTTCGGAATTTGTATGGGCGTCATAAAATCCATAGGGAAAACCGTTATGCTTTTTGCGAATTAGATAATTACAGATCTCTTTGCTTCATTACTTCGTATAAAATCATTCCCGTCGCAACAGAAACATTCAAACTCTCAAAATTGTTCTTCATGGGAATGCTGATATTCTCATCGCACACCTTTAATAATGCCGGATAAACACCTTTTTCTTCACTACCCATTACTATAGCAGCGGGAACGGTAAAATCACAATCATAAATACATTTGGAAGCTGTCATTTCGCTGGCAAACACCTTAATACCATTCATATGCAGCTCATCTACAGCCTTCATCAAGCTGTTGACACGACATACCGGTATCTCTTCCAAGGCCCCTGCTGAAGTAAGAATGGCATCATCATTCAATGCCCCTACTCCCCTGTCTGGAATAATAATGGCATGTACGCCGCAGCACCACGCTGTACGGGCAATACCGCCGATATTTCGTATATCCGTAATGCCGTCTAAGATCAGCAATAAAGGCACCTCACCTTTTTCCACGACAAAGGAAATAATGTCCTGAAGATTTTGATATTGCACACGCGCTATCTGAGCAATGCATCCGCCGTGATTTCCTACATTAAAGCTCTGGAGTTTTTGAGCAGGAACGTAGTTTACCGGAACACCAAATTGAGCAGCCAGCTTTTTTATGGCAGCCTGTTCACTACCTCGTAGCTGATTATCCAGATAAATTCTGTCCAGCGCCTTGCCACTGTGCAATGCATCCTTAATTGCCTCTAAACCCGCAATCAACGAGTTTTTTTTAGGCCGATATTGACCTCTAAATTTTTTCACAGAACAAAGAAAACAAAAAGTAGAGACTTTTTACCGAGCCATAGCAAAATAAAGCCTCTAGCCCGTTATTTTAAAATAAGGGGTGAAAGTTTGCTATCCATCCACAATAATGCTTTTATGGAAAGATATATTAGGAGGGCAAGAATCAGTAGCATCGTTAAAATGATAGATAATACCACCGGCTTAGCACTTCCTTGATGCTTACCTTCAGTATAATGTTCTGTTAATAATTTCAAATTTCGGGTATTGGCTTTATAGGCGAAGTCAAAAACAGCCCCTACTAAAGGGATGGCTCCAACCAACGCATCCAGAGTAATATTCCACAACATTTTTGCGGCTACCCTACCTGAGGCGCCGTGGCGTATCATGGTAATGACCAATGTTGCAGAAATCACATATGCCCCCACATCTCCTACAACCGGAATTAAACCCAGAATCGGATCCAGCCCGAAACGGAATCTGCCGATAGCAAACTGTTCATCCATAAGTTTGGTTACCTGACGAACCATTTTGAGACGGGGGTCCGAAGATAGCTGCTCCGACAATTGGTGTTTTTTCATTGAGCATTAAATATTAGTGTTTACAGCTCTTTGGCAAGCATCATCAATTGTAATTTTTGTATCGCTACAATAGAAATAGAGTCTGTAATAGTACCGTCATTAATCATTGCTACAGCCTCTGCAAATGGTACTCGTTTAATACGGATATCTTCTGTTTCTTCGGGTGCCGCCACGCCCTGCTGTAAGTCTGTCGCAAGGAAAATTATTCCTTTTTCATCACAAATGGAGTTCGACAAATGCACCTGCATGATCTCCCGCCAGGAACGGGCCGTGAGCCCGGCTTCTTCCAGCAATTCCCTCTTAGCGGCATCTAAATAACTCTCACCCTTAGGGCAGCCGCCCTCAGGAATTTCCCAGCTATAGGCATCTAATGCAAACCGATATTGCCCTACTAAATAGATGTGCATCTCCTCGTCAAGCGCGATAATTCCAATGGCTGTGTTTTTAAAATGCACCTTTCCATAAATACCCTTTCCTCCTCCCGGATTAATCACGTCATATTCCGTCAGTGTAATCCAAGGATTATCATAGATAGGTTTTTCTTTTAAAATAGTCCAGGGATTCGTTATTTTATCCATTAATTTGTGGTTCGATGTTTGTTATATAAAAATAGTCATTCGAAATTCAGGATAATTTTTGTAATTGTTAAATTATCTTTTGTGCTACTTTTATTTCTAAACCTCAAAAATTATACGAATATGAAAAAAGTTCAGTTGTTGGTTTGCGGATTGTTTGCTACAATGGTTCTTATCTCTTGTGGAAATAGCGCCAACTCAGACGCCGAAACCACACATGGAGAAGAAGCCGTAACTACTGAAGCCGATGCCAACCTTCCCGCAGCAGAGGGTACCTTGGTAGCTACAGCCAACCTGATGTCTACTGCTGATTCTACGCAACCTGTGGGAACAGCCAATTTCTATCAATTAGAAAATAACCAAATC encodes the following:
- the lutR gene encoding HTH-type transcriptional regulator LutR: MLDKIKPIDKKSMAEYVELSLQKYFKDNNFKKGDPLPTEIELANALGVSRNVVREAISKFKMMGLIESKKKVGMIVSSPDITGTIEKMLYPSIMDDDTLQDLFELRLVLEMGIAELLFANITPKDIEELEEIVGKEEKAKHKSEGAFRINKEIAFHGKLYDISGNETLHRFQLLLLPVFEYVIKLEGKKYKSGSVTHRDLVEIIKKGDSNEFRKGMYEHLKPHFERMGQKFSK
- the SIRT5 gene encoding NAD-dependent protein deacylase sirtuin-5, mitochondrial yields the protein MKKKLVVLSGAGISAESGLQTFRDSNGLWEGYDVTEVASPEGWKKNPALVLEFYNMRRRQALKAQPNAAHIGLADLEKDFNVHIITQNIDDLHERGGSTHVIHLHGEIFKMRSEKSLTPTYEIKGDIKLGDLAPDGGQLRPDIVWFGEAVPMIEKAAQITMGADIFVVIGTSLVVYPAAGLIDLVPPSKPIFVIDKHIPSVRNRGNITAIEKPATEGIKGLMEILKGMR
- the puuB_2 gene encoding Gamma-glutamylputrescine oxidoreductase; the encoded protein is MQQISIWEAETFYAPQDIIIIGAGFTGLWTAFHIKQKYPSKKIAIIERGSTPDGASMRNAGFACFGSLTEILSDIATMGVSKTMQLLNWRYEGLQQIRQYFNDTAIDYYNYGGYELLYTDTPLEQLGEINKLLYGITSATETFVLKDDLIEQFGFAHTNHIIENRFEGALHPGKLMTALLEKVISLKVQILFGTELKSLVEKSDHITLHTADKRILTAQQIIICTNAFSKVLLPDAPIVPARGQVLITEPIPDLPFKGVFHFDEGYYYFRNLDNRILLGGARNTSFETEYTLDAITTFPIQQALERFLNNVILPNSNPTITHRWAGIMGMGPEKFPIVEKINDRKFCAIRLGGMGVALAPVVGKLIAEMI
- the galK gene encoding Galactokinase → MSIDRLKTEFEKKFNQPAKYIFFCPGRVNLIGEHIDYNGGLVMPCAITMGTTLLVAKNNDNVFRFRALDFPEITDVPLQSAYSKTGPEWFNYPLGVIHEFTKVGIELTGLDFLFSGNLPIGSGLSSSASIEVLTAHALNELFGAGMSKVDLALLGKRVENDFMGLNSGIMDQFAVAMGKDAHAVLLNCDTLEYEYLPFDIGDYVLAIINTNKPRKLVESKYNERFNECRTALKKLQEKLNINHLCEVSLDTFHQHKGLINDPVIEKRALHVISEDDRVKKAKQALISGDIKTFGELMYASHDSLQNLYEVSGKELDTIVTFSKNYADCIGARMTGAGFGGCAIALVKKDSFNDFSEKITAYYEEKIGYKPGVFSSVVAEGVRTLEA
- the mro_3 gene encoding Aldose 1-epimerase; this translates as MVEITEQQHGKHPNGKDIFVYTLRNSNDTIVKITNYGAIIMAIKIKKSDNTYNDIVLGFDEPSQYWSEEYLKQYPYFGAAIGRYGNRIDKSSITIDGVTYQLNSHNPEFQLHGGVEGFDKKVWERIPTADDTLVLQYISPDGEEGFPGELTTQIIFKLNDSDELSYEYKATTTKPTAVNLTHHSYFNLNNGEGDIHTHRLRINASNYLEQDKNYCTTGKVLPVKGTRNDFTSFNETGKIENAEKGIDISFPLDQVGIEHVAAEAEFNGTKLQVFTTEPLVHLYNACGSPEIKGKNGTLYKPFSGFCFETQKHPNAIRVEGFPNTILRPGEEYYTKTIYRITTT
- a CDS encoding Putative TrmH family tRNA/rRNA methyltransferase codes for the protein MIAGLEAIKDALHSGKALDRIYLDNQLRGSEQAAIKKLAAQFGVPVNYVPAQKLQSFNVGNHGGCIAQIARVQYQNLQDIISFVVEKGEVPLLLILDGITDIRNIGGIARTAWCCGVHAIIIPDRGVGALNDDAILTSAGALEEIPVCRVNSLMKAVDELHMNGIKVFASEMTASKCIYDCDFTVPAAIVMGSEEKGVYPALLKVCDENISIPMKNNFESLNVSVATGMILYEVMKQRDL
- the nudF gene encoding ADP-ribose pyrophosphatase, whose amino-acid sequence is MDKITNPWTILKEKPIYDNPWITLTEYDVINPGGGKGIYGKVHFKNTAIGIIALDEEMHIYLVGQYRFALDAYSWEIPEGGCPKGESYLDAAKRELLEEAGLTARSWREIMQVHLSNSICDEKGIIFLATDLQQGVAAPEETEDIRIKRVPFAEAVAMINDGTITDSISIVAIQKLQLMMLAKEL